The Vigna angularis cultivar LongXiaoDou No.4 chromosome 6, ASM1680809v1, whole genome shotgun sequence genome contains the following window.
tttattcctattttcttgtaacattttattttaccatattttttagtttaaatataaatatgaattaaaatgcatatctaaattgaaaattaaattgaataaaaacatttaattgtattataaattaccattcaaaaaaaaaaacttcgttatattttaagaaagtaaaatagaaatattaaaccTGCACCATTTATCTATTATTAcaaggtttttttattttaaaatacaataaaaataaaataaaaatgtgaatataGAAAAAGGAGAATATCATTAAATATTGTTACATCACTAATGACTTGTTGTAATTACAGTAAcgaaaatatgtatttatattataagttttgATCTACAAATCATTAAAATCATACCGATAATAACATTCTCAAGTACCATGTAATTAGTAGATTAAAAAGTCAATAAAATAATAGGCTactttctaaaaataaaaaataaatacaataattgcaatgctaaaatattttttataatattttttgcatataaaataaaatattctgcATATAAAATAATGCGatataatttatgataaataatatttatcatatatCATGATTCGATAATCtaatgaaaatatgtatttatattatcgTATCTACAAATCATAAAAATCATGCTGATAATAATATTCTTAAATACTATGTAATTAGTAGATTAAaaagtcaataaaatattaGGAAAGAAAACTTAATATTAGCATGAAATATTCTTTCTCGATAAAATCTTTTCTATGATGTATACtgcatataaaataatataatataatttatatatatttctcttaatttcttattttccttttccagTGGACGCGGGAGTGGTGATCACAATTCTTTACAGAAGATTACTCCTTCGCAGAAGACTCTGACACTTTCAGAATCATTAGCCGTTATGAGTCTCTTCGACTACCACCGTCTCGATCAACAACTTCTTCACACCATCGCTTATGACGCTCTCGTTTGGAGCTCTCTCCATGGCCTTGTCGTCGGTGATAAGTCTGTTCAGGTCACTCTTCCgtcattttcttttgtaatttgtttAATTCCTTTGTTTGTTTAGAAGGTATCGTGTAATTGGCTTAAGGTAAAAACAGatcttaagttttttttttattaatttaaaatcaatggATGCAGAGATCAGGGAGCGTTCCCGGCGTAGGATTGGTGCATGCTCCGATTGCATTGTTACCGACGCCGTTTCCCCAAAACAAGTGGAGACAAGCCTCCGAATTGGCTCCGATATTCAATGAACTCGTTGATCGTGTTAGCTTGGATGCATCCTTTCTCCAACACTCTCTCTCCAGGTTAGCCCTTCTTCCACTCTTTTTCTTGCTACGTTCTGCATACATTTCACTGTTATTATTTCGTGTGTTCATATTTTTGTGCATCTTTCAAAACGCAGAACTAAAGAAGCCGATGAATTCACCTCTAAACTTTTGGACATTCATGCCAACATGCTACATATGAACGAAAAAGAGGTAACcgttatttataatttcatataatcTTATTTTACTAATCGATTTTACGAATTTAcgaaattaaattaagtttaaaatacacttttttttaatatatttattacaattttattgataaatggTATTTTTATTTGTGTGCTATGCCAAAAATTTGTAGGAAATACGATTGGGGTTACATCGCTCAGATTATATGCTTGATGAAAAGAGTAATTCACTTCTGCAAATAGAACTCAACACTATTGCCTCTTCATTTGCCGGCCTTAGTAACCTTGTCACAGATCTTCATAGGTAAACGTTACTCTGAACTATACATATATACAATGATACCACCTAATGTTTTGAGAAGTcttaacttaaaaaattcatcCTATATTAATTTAtggatgaaatattttatactaaatgtaaacaaaattatgactcgattattttttcaaaatacttgtttatttgaaaattttatttgaaaatgtgtGAATAATAACCAATTTAAGTATTGATACATTGATACCAGTATAATGATATACAAATatgtatatctatatatatatatattatatgctgtgctattattaataaatatgtttaaaattatgatatacGCACTTATAAGTGTAATGTATTTTCGTTGTAATGAAATTTTGATGTCGAggaaatatgtttattatagTTGATCAATTTATAGATACATAGTTTGGCGCCATGGAAAATTGTTTGGACTTGATTCCAAAAGTATTGCTGCAAACGATGCTGTTAATCAAAATGCAGAGGCTTTAGCTAAAGCTTGGAGTGAATACAATAATCCCAGGTCAGTTAAGGGGAAAGAAATCCTTTaactttctctttgaaatttGTATGGTGCTTTTGATTCCTTATGTTTTCTTTGTATGCAGGGCTGTGATTATGATTATTGTTCAAGTTGAAGAACGAAACATGTACGATCAGCATTTTGTTTCTGTACTTCTCAGAGAAAAATATCCTTTTCTCAATGGTTATAgggtaaaaaaaaaagcatgttAAGTTCAAcattaagaaaaggaataaatttattgttttaagtttatattttttaaaagaaaaaaactattgTAGTTTTTATAGTAAAGTGCATATTTTTGTTGTGAGTATCCTTAGCTTTATAACACACACAATATTACAAGTAT
Protein-coding sequences here:
- the LOC108342530 gene encoding glutathione synthetase, chloroplastic, which gives rise to MSLFDYHRLDQQLLHTIAYDALVWSSLHGLVVGDKSVQRSGSVPGVGLVHAPIALLPTPFPQNKWRQASELAPIFNELVDRVSLDASFLQHSLSRTKEADEFTSKLLDIHANMLHMNEKEEIRLGLHRSDYMLDEKSNSLLQIELNTIASSFAGLSNLVTDLHRYIVWRHGKLFGLDSKSIAANDAVNQNAEALAKAWSEYNNPRAVIMIIVQVEERNMYDQHFVSVLLREKYPFLNGYRLYNTHNITSIRKTLGEVDEEGEILPDGTLSVNGQQISVIYFRAGYTPADYPSDSEWKARLLMEKSSAIKCPSISYHLVGTKKIQQELAKPGVLERFLDNKEDIAKLRKCFAGLWSLDESSIVEKAIEKPELFVMKPQREGGGNNIYGDDVRETLQKLQKSGSEEDAAYILMQRIFPTISATVLMRNGCWSKDHAISELGIFGTYLRNKDKVIINKQSGYLMRTKISSSDEGGVAAGFVLDSLYLT